The Gemella haemolysans genome includes a region encoding these proteins:
- a CDS encoding Cof-type HAD-IIB family hydrolase, translated as MIKLVVTDIDDTLLNSDREISKKNREVIEECKKQDIKVILASGRPDFGMMSIVEDLQLDSYDNYLLSFNGARIANLKTNEVIYEKFLSPERIKFLIDVALENDCDILTYQGGKVLTNRDNEYARIESGLVSAELVISENMKDDIKEGAAKVIILKHPDEAVEVKDKLALELGDDYEVAMSKPFFIEINDKGISKGVSLDSLCKKLGLTNENVMALGDGLNDLSMIEFAGMGVAVDNANTTLKEAANFISKSNDEDGFAYAIEKFVLGKDV; from the coding sequence ATGATAAAATTAGTTGTTACAGATATTGATGATACGCTATTAAATAGTGATCGTGAGATTTCTAAAAAAAATAGAGAAGTAATTGAAGAGTGTAAGAAACAAGATATTAAAGTTATTTTAGCGTCAGGTAGACCTGATTTTGGAATGATGAGTATAGTAGAGGATTTACAACTTGATAGTTATGATAACTACTTACTTTCATTTAATGGAGCTAGAATCGCTAATCTTAAAACAAATGAAGTGATTTATGAGAAGTTCTTATCGCCTGAGAGAATTAAGTTCTTAATAGATGTTGCTTTGGAGAATGATTGTGATATTCTTACTTACCAAGGTGGGAAAGTTCTTACGAATCGTGACAATGAATACGCACGAATTGAGTCTGGTTTAGTAAGTGCAGAATTAGTAATTAGTGAGAACATGAAAGATGATATTAAAGAAGGTGCTGCTAAGGTAATAATTCTTAAACATCCTGATGAAGCTGTTGAGGTGAAAGATAAACTTGCACTTGAATTAGGTGATGACTATGAAGTAGCTATGTCTAAACCGTTCTTTATCGAGATTAATGATAAAGGTATTTCTAAAGGAGTATCTTTAGATTCATTATGTAAAAAACTTGGTTTAACAAATGAGAATGTAATGGCATTAGGTGATGGGCTTAATGATTTAAGCATGATTGAGTTCGCTGGTATGGGAGTTGCGGTTGATAATGCTAATACTACTTTAAAAGAAGCGGCGAATTTTATTTCTAAGTCGAATGATGAAGATGGTTTCGCTTATGCTATTGAAAAATTTGTTCTTGGTAAAGATGTGTAG
- a CDS encoding ABC transporter permease, whose protein sequence is MENISRFFRRIRFSYKMASVLSDWRTFFTIDLLIPLMQMMCYSLVGYYVYGAENIEKWVISNAIVTSAFSAIYRVGLQLARERASGTLSLMLATKTSISEVLLSSAISTMLLSFISVVFGVSILSVTLGLVWTVQKILEFILVLILAIFTATCFGFFFSCFILLTTEIHLVTNTIDKVLLIFTGANFPVSSFPHLVEQFCYMLPLTRSILLAQRLLSGESVINNLYLVRGEVILASIFLILGIIMLKNMERAAIKGGTLDML, encoded by the coding sequence ATGGAAAATATATCTAGATTTTTTAGAAGAATTAGATTTTCATATAAAATGGCTTCTGTACTTAGTGATTGGCGTACATTCTTTACTATTGATTTATTAATCCCATTAATGCAAATGATGTGTTATTCTTTGGTTGGATATTATGTTTATGGAGCAGAAAATATTGAAAAATGGGTTATAAGTAACGCGATAGTAACAAGTGCCTTTTCGGCAATTTATAGAGTAGGATTACAACTTGCAAGAGAGCGCGCTAGTGGAACGTTATCGTTAATGCTTGCAACAAAGACTAGTATTTCAGAAGTTTTATTATCGAGTGCGATTTCTACGATGCTTTTAAGTTTCATTTCAGTAGTTTTTGGGGTTAGTATTCTTAGTGTAACATTAGGATTAGTATGGACTGTTCAAAAAATTTTAGAATTTATTTTGGTTTTAATACTTGCGATTTTCACAGCAACTTGTTTTGGTTTTTTCTTCTCGTGTTTTATTCTGTTAACGACTGAAATTCATTTAGTTACTAACACAATAGATAAAGTACTTCTAATATTTACAGGAGCAAACTTTCCAGTTAGTAGCTTTCCACATCTAGTAGAGCAGTTTTGTTATATGTTGCCACTAACACGTTCTATATTATTAGCACAAAGATTACTAAGTGGTGAAAGTGTGATAAATAACTTATATCTAGTTAGAGGAGAGGTAATTTTAGCTTCTATATTTTTAATACTAGGAATAATAATGTTAAAAAATATGGAACGTGCAGCAATAAAAGGCGGAACGTTAGATATGCTGTAA
- a CDS encoding ABC transporter permease, whose amino-acid sequence MKNVMKNFWATSYIEYKAIENNKQIIYTQLMVPILYFVFFGFGIGNSFSSLAFKGENVSYIEYIFIGIIGVILNSQMNQSVYRVNLDKKWGLLAYKRIKGTSAISYFLGKLVFPLGITIVQVLLIYFLSFFLGIKIQIGPFLKVLIIVIISLVFWFSLGVIISLGTVSYRTRDLILGTLLLPIIFAAPTFYSLDNSKVLYYISKLNPLTYQLTSMRTVIFDMDLDINTYITIFLSLIMFVLAISVIIRSELLGDER is encoded by the coding sequence ATGAAAAATGTTATGAAGAATTTTTGGGCGACATCGTATATAGAATACAAGGCGATTGAAAATAATAAGCAGATTATATATACTCAGCTAATGGTTCCAATATTGTACTTTGTATTTTTTGGATTTGGAATAGGGAACTCTTTTTCAAGTTTAGCTTTTAAAGGAGAAAATGTTAGCTATATTGAATATATTTTCATTGGAATTATAGGAGTAATACTAAATTCTCAGATGAATCAGTCAGTTTATAGGGTGAATTTAGATAAAAAATGGGGACTCTTAGCGTATAAAAGAATAAAAGGAACATCAGCAATTTCATATTTTCTAGGAAAATTAGTATTTCCGTTAGGAATCACAATAGTGCAAGTATTATTAATCTACTTTTTATCGTTTTTCTTAGGGATAAAAATACAGATAGGTCCTTTTCTAAAAGTATTAATTATTGTAATTATTAGTCTAGTATTTTGGTTTTCTCTTGGGGTTATTATCTCATTAGGAACTGTATCGTATAGAACTAGAGACCTTATCTTAGGAACATTATTACTACCGATAATTTTTGCCGCACCGACTTTTTATAGTTTAGATAATTCTAAGGTGCTATACTATATATCAAAACTTAATCCATTAACTTACCAATTAACGAGCATGAGAACTGTAATTTTTGATATGGATCTTGATATAAATACATATATTACAATATTTTTAAGTCTAATAATGTTTGTTTTAGCAATAAGCGTGATAATAAGATCAGAATTATTAGGTGATGAGAGATAA
- a CDS encoding ATP-binding cassette domain-containing protein — protein sequence MKRYILKFKYRFLLICFLILLRQLFLMKSNFLNADAITVLTNKNLHSFFEIILFLSVTWFVIIVIDRVVKVREEIFIQDIGIDVKDNLSSSLIELDIEKYKDNSSGVYQSWFNNDIQMIQEKGLRNIFAIIYSLSGVVFSLYALLKYHWIISLITIIGTGILIYLPKIFNKKLHNMGTEVTKENENYVASLEETILDYDTYFSLNKLQIISKRIANISRILKNVFVKQSKLESNYYMLNFGLNVFFQVLLVFVTGYLVVKDNLEIGAVAAVGMFANLVFDGMSQVGYRIAFIKGAKPIFSKHDEFMLNNKDTYSPIEYSLRETLFKIKNLYFSYGDKEILNNVNLDIKEGNKYLISGDSGVGKSTLFKIITGQLRNYEGSVEYCSVDLKKLSTKQILEKLTIIQQENFVFSGTVKDNITMGEVAEDSEVAKYLEKVGLTQKDFLYSEVEVHGKNLSGGQRQRLAIARALFNGKKILLIDEGTSALDKESAKSLVEMLLGNKELTIIMISHDISDELRGKFDNIIKL from the coding sequence ATGAAAAGATATATTTTAAAATTTAAATATAGGTTCTTATTAATTTGTTTTCTTATATTGTTAAGACAGTTATTTCTTATGAAGAGTAACTTTTTAAATGCAGATGCTATAACTGTGCTTACTAACAAAAATCTACATAGTTTCTTTGAAATTATCTTATTCTTATCAGTTACGTGGTTTGTTATTATAGTAATTGATAGAGTGGTAAAGGTAAGAGAGGAGATTTTTATTCAAGATATTGGAATAGATGTTAAAGATAATCTGTCTAGTAGCCTTATAGAATTAGATATTGAAAAGTATAAAGATAATTCATCTGGTGTTTATCAATCTTGGTTTAACAATGATATTCAAATGATTCAAGAAAAAGGTTTGAGAAATATATTTGCTATAATATACAGCCTTTCTGGTGTGGTATTTTCTCTTTATGCTCTATTGAAATATCACTGGATTATTTCTTTAATTACTATTATAGGAACAGGAATATTAATTTATCTTCCAAAAATTTTTAATAAAAAACTTCATAATATGGGAACAGAAGTTACTAAAGAAAATGAGAATTATGTTGCTTCGTTAGAGGAGACGATTCTAGACTATGATACGTATTTCTCTCTTAATAAATTACAAATAATTTCTAAAAGAATAGCTAATATAAGTAGAATTTTGAAAAATGTATTTGTTAAACAAAGTAAATTGGAAAGTAATTATTATATGCTTAACTTCGGCTTAAATGTCTTTTTCCAAGTGTTATTAGTTTTTGTTACAGGGTATTTAGTTGTTAAAGATAATTTGGAAATCGGTGCAGTTGCAGCCGTAGGAATGTTTGCTAATCTTGTATTTGATGGTATGAGCCAAGTAGGTTATAGAATAGCATTTATTAAAGGCGCAAAACCTATTTTCTCTAAGCATGATGAATTCATGTTAAATAATAAGGATACCTACTCACCTATTGAATATTCTTTAAGAGAAACATTATTTAAAATTAAAAACTTATATTTCAGTTATGGTGATAAAGAAATTCTAAATAATGTGAATCTTGATATAAAAGAGGGGAATAAATATTTAATAAGTGGAGATAGTGGCGTTGGTAAATCAACATTATTTAAAATAATTACAGGGCAATTAAGAAATTATGAAGGTAGTGTAGAGTATTGTAGTGTTGATTTGAAAAAATTATCTACTAAGCAAATACTAGAAAAACTAACTATAATTCAACAAGAAAATTTTGTATTTTCAGGCACTGTCAAAGATAACATAACTATGGGAGAAGTAGCTGAGGATAGTGAAGTAGCTAAATATTTAGAAAAAGTGGGCTTAACACAGAAAGACTTCTTATATTCAGAAGTAGAGGTTCATGGAAAAAATCTTTCAGGAGGACAACGCCAAAGATTGGCTATAGCTAGAGCGTTATTTAATGGTAAAAAAATACTTTTAATTGATGAAGGAACATCAGCTTTAGACAAAGAATCGGCGAAAAGTTTAGTAGAAATGCTGTTAGGAAATAAAGAATTAACGATAATAATGATTAGCCATGATATAAGTGATGAACTAAGAGGAAAATTTGATAATATTATAAAATTGTGA
- a CDS encoding ATP-binding cassette domain-containing protein has product MVNLLTVKNLAYKYKNSSNYAIKNISFSAEKGDMIALIGKSGSGKTTIINSTLGLFSNIEGEVSFGEGVSVRDIDYCMQNQSVDWYLNVYDNIYMGVLYSKNTISKKSVDEIIEVLGLKGKEKSDLTELSGGQLQRVQIARSLISDSKILFLDEPTTGLDVVLSKNILEYIKNNNKEHAVFISSHDLDLIEKYCNKIIYINDGECLYFGEMSTFLKEYNKEIVYNISYSGEISKDVVEKHKDTITIVDDKNLKIFLEKEEEISNVLKLLLAENITIGSLQKEEITLKRILELEE; this is encoded by the coding sequence ATGGTAAATTTATTAACAGTGAAAAATTTAGCATACAAATATAAAAATTCTAGTAATTATGCGATTAAAAATATTTCTTTTTCTGCGGAAAAAGGAGATATGATTGCACTTATAGGTAAAAGTGGTTCAGGGAAAACTACGATAATTAATTCTACATTAGGATTGTTTTCTAATATCGAAGGAGAGGTATCTTTTGGTGAGGGTGTGTCTGTTCGAGATATAGATTACTGTATGCAAAATCAATCAGTAGATTGGTACTTAAATGTATATGACAATATTTATATGGGGGTATTATACTCTAAAAATACTATTAGCAAGAAAAGTGTAGATGAGATTATTGAGGTTCTAGGTTTAAAAGGTAAGGAGAAATCAGACTTAACAGAATTATCTGGAGGACAACTGCAGAGGGTACAAATAGCAAGAAGTTTGATATCAGATTCAAAAATTTTATTCTTAGATGAACCTACTACAGGATTGGATGTAGTATTATCAAAAAATATATTAGAATACATAAAAAATAATAATAAAGAACATGCTGTTTTTATATCTTCTCATGATTTAGATCTTATAGAAAAGTATTGTAATAAAATAATTTATATAAACGACGGAGAATGTTTATACTTTGGAGAAATGAGCACCTTCTTAAAAGAATATAATAAAGAAATAGTATACAATATTTCTTACAGTGGTGAAATAAGTAAAGATGTGGTAGAAAAACATAAAGATACTATTACAATCGTTGATGATAAAAATTTAAAAATTTTCTTGGAAAAAGAAGAGGAAATTTCAAATGTCTTAAAACTACTATTGGCAGAAAATATTACAATAGGAAGCCTGCAGAAAGAAGAAATTACCTTGAAGAGAATATTGGAATTGGAGGAGTAA
- a CDS encoding ABC transporter permease, whose translation MRAILMSARVQMKQSIARPMFRFCIFIGPILSGILLGMIYQNRSIEDFMLYAFIGAGISTFWGSICFSSASDMDREKWMGTMPMIFTSPIGFENIIFGKILGNTFWGMFSFCLNMLTVKILFNINIVFSNFLYFILITLLMIISMIAVGFMMAGLFTLSRKISVLMNVIDYPIIMLTGMVFPISIFPKFIQYFSYLLSPTWAMEGYKLAVQGGSNEELLRVALILVSITTIYFIISIFSFKKIKKLCVVNGTLEVF comes from the coding sequence ATGAGGGCTATTTTAATGAGTGCAAGGGTTCAGATGAAGCAATCGATAGCACGACCGATGTTTAGATTTTGTATTTTTATTGGTCCTATACTGAGTGGTATTTTGTTAGGTATGATATATCAAAATCGTAGTATCGAAGATTTTATGCTTTACGCCTTTATCGGAGCTGGGATATCTACATTTTGGGGAAGTATTTGTTTCTCATCAGCGAGTGACATGGATAGAGAAAAATGGATGGGAACAATGCCGATGATCTTCACTTCACCGATAGGTTTCGAAAATATTATTTTTGGGAAAATATTAGGTAATACATTTTGGGGAATGTTTAGTTTTTGTCTTAATATGTTAACTGTAAAAATTTTATTTAATATAAATATAGTATTTTCTAATTTTCTATATTTTATTTTAATTACACTGTTAATGATAATTTCTATGATAGCTGTCGGTTTTATGATGGCAGGTTTATTTACTCTATCAAGAAAAATAAGTGTACTTATGAATGTAATTGATTATCCAATAATAATGTTAACTGGAATGGTCTTTCCAATATCGATTTTTCCAAAATTTATTCAGTATTTTTCATATTTATTAAGTCCAACATGGGCTATGGAAGGATATAAATTAGCTGTTCAAGGTGGAAGTAATGAAGAATTGTTAAGAGTAGCATTGATTTTAGTTTCTATTACTACTATTTATTTTATAATTAGTATATTTTCATTTAAAAAAATAAAAAAACTTTGTGTAGTAAATGGAACATTGGAGGTGTTTTAA
- a CDS encoding ABC transporter ATP-binding protein, with translation MDNIIDVKGLKRSFKTLKNGEFEAIKGIEFSVKEGEIFGLLGPNGAGKTTTIKILTTMLAPSEGSVKVLGFDTFHEAKKVREHINFVFGGERSLYWRLSARDNLAYFADLYKIPRKAQNELIENLIKRVGLSEFIDKKVETFSKGMKQRLQIARSLLNNPKIIFLDEPSIGLDPIGAKELRELIKELAKDGVTILLTTHYMPEAEELCNRIAIIKKGELLALDDVVGLQNLVSYERKEEIKAKKIREQEEKNKQNLEITLEDIYIELLGEK, from the coding sequence ATGGATAATATAATAGATGTAAAAGGTCTAAAAAGAAGTTTTAAGACTCTGAAAAACGGTGAATTTGAAGCTATAAAAGGAATAGAATTTTCAGTGAAAGAAGGAGAAATTTTTGGTTTGTTAGGACCTAATGGTGCAGGTAAAACAACAACAATAAAAATTTTAACTACGATGCTTGCACCAAGTGAGGGGAGTGTAAAAGTTTTAGGTTTTGATACTTTTCATGAAGCCAAAAAGGTTAGAGAGCATATAAATTTTGTTTTTGGTGGAGAGCGTAGCCTATACTGGCGACTAAGCGCAAGAGATAACCTAGCATATTTTGCTGATCTTTATAAAATTCCACGTAAAGCGCAAAATGAACTTATTGAAAATTTAATAAAACGTGTTGGTCTTAGTGAATTTATTGATAAAAAAGTAGAAACCTTCTCGAAAGGTATGAAACAAAGATTACAGATTGCACGTTCATTACTCAATAATCCGAAAATAATATTTTTAGATGAGCCTAGTATAGGTCTAGACCCAATAGGAGCAAAAGAACTTCGTGAACTTATTAAAGAATTAGCCAAAGATGGTGTAACTATATTATTAACAACTCATTATATGCCTGAAGCAGAAGAACTTTGCAATAGAATTGCAATAATAAAAAAAGGTGAACTGCTTGCCTTAGATGATGTGGTAGGATTACAAAATCTTGTTTCTTACGAACGAAAAGAAGAAATAAAAGCGAAAAAAATTCGTGAGCAAGAGGAGAAAAATAAACAAAACCTAGAAATAACTTTGGAAGATATTTATATAGAATTATTGGGGGAGAAATAA
- the rlmH gene encoding 23S rRNA (pseudouridine(1915)-N(3))-methyltransferase RlmH, translated as MKVTLICVGKVKEKFYRDAIKEYEKRLGAYIKLYTIEISDEKVKVENDSEIALAMEKEGNNILSKIKDNQYVITLEILGKNLSSEEFASKIDNLMLTGKSDVALVIGGSYGLSDSVKKRSNFALSFSKMTFPHQMMRVVLLEQVYRAYRIITGASYHK; from the coding sequence ATGAAAGTAACTTTGATTTGTGTAGGTAAAGTTAAGGAGAAATTTTATAGGGATGCTATAAAAGAATATGAAAAACGTCTTGGAGCATATATTAAGTTATATACTATTGAAATTTCAGATGAAAAAGTAAAGGTAGAAAATGATTCAGAAATAGCTCTTGCGATGGAAAAAGAAGGGAATAACATATTATCAAAAATTAAAGATAATCAATATGTTATTACTTTAGAAATCTTAGGTAAGAATTTATCAAGTGAAGAATTTGCATCGAAAATTGATAATTTAATGCTTACAGGTAAGAGTGATGTTGCATTAGTAATTGGTGGAAGTTATGGTCTTTCTGATAGTGTGAAAAAACGTAGTAATTTTGCATTATCGTTTAGTAAAATGACGTTTCCACACCAGATGATGCGTGTTGTTTTACTTGAACAAGTGTATAGAGCTTATCGTATAATAACAGGAGCAAGTTATCATAAATAA
- a CDS encoding aminoglycoside N(3)-acetyltransferase, whose product MSYKFMSDALDNNLMPIGKSDFLNLFKDLEIGEGDILIAHVSLSNFGYIIGGARCIYEALMERLGESGTLVVPTQSLENMSPEYWEYPKVPKEWIEKIKQESLSYDVNLSSTRGMGKFSEFVMNLTHSVRSSHPLYSFSAVGEKAQEIIKEHPLDDGLGYNSPLGRLYDQNAKILLLGTDFESNTALHLAEYSLNRKTIKESANVDGEWLEFSNIELDIYDDFLTVQKEFMKNYKGSYQIKDIQKTSVLCIDLKSCVDFAKEYYRRKEEINS is encoded by the coding sequence ATGAGTTATAAGTTTATGAGTGATGCTTTAGATAATAATTTAATGCCAATAGGTAAAAGTGATTTTTTAAATTTATTTAAAGATTTAGAAATAGGAGAAGGCGATATCCTGATTGCGCACGTATCTCTTAGTAATTTTGGTTATATAATCGGCGGTGCAAGATGTATTTATGAAGCACTTATGGAAAGATTAGGAGAAAGTGGAACGCTCGTTGTTCCAACACAATCTTTAGAAAATATGTCTCCAGAGTATTGGGAATATCCTAAAGTTCCTAAGGAGTGGATAGAAAAAATTAAACAAGAAAGTTTATCTTATGATGTTAATCTATCTAGTACACGAGGTATGGGGAAATTTAGTGAGTTTGTTATGAATTTAACACACTCAGTTAGAAGTTCTCATCCACTATATTCTTTTTCAGCAGTAGGAGAAAAAGCACAGGAAATAATAAAAGAGCATCCATTAGATGATGGCTTAGGATATAATTCACCATTAGGGAGATTGTATGATCAAAATGCAAAAATTTTATTATTAGGAACTGATTTTGAATCCAATACAGCATTGCATCTTGCAGAATATTCACTAAATAGAAAAACAATAAAAGAAAGTGCAAATGTAGATGGAGAGTGGTTAGAATTTTCTAATATCGAATTAGATATATATGATGATTTCTTAACAGTTCAGAAAGAATTCATGAAAAATTATAAGGGAAGTTATCAAATAAAAGATATACAGAAAACATCAGTTCTTTGTATAGATTTAAAAAGTTGCGTAGATTTTGCGAAAGAATATTATAGAAGAAAAGAAGAAATAAATTCATAA